CTCGGGCAAATTAAAGAACCATTTGTTGGGATACATAATTGCAAATTCCATTTGGTATTTGTGCCTGTGCCTCGGCCAAGACAATCGTTGACGCACTAATGGCCCTGGCATTGGCCATGTCTGACGTTTGACAatccaccaccacccactgaaGCACCACCTGCCACCCCCAAAACATacacaccacccaccacccactgatCGACGCCCCCCTGTCAGTGCCATCTGCCGATTGACGTCGATGTGATAAACAGCAAAAAGCCTTTCGCACCACGCACCTTTTGCAGATATCCCACAGATACagagatacatttgtataGTCGGGGCAAGATTCGTAGTGCTGAATCTTAAAATCTCATATCAGATTGTGTAATACCCTGCAATATATTTACTTAATCTGTTTATAAGGCAATGAACACTTGTTTGTAGTGAAGAAACGGGTAAACTATAAATACGATTACTTAATCTGATCAATTGAGCAACATATTTTACTGCCTGTCTGCTGTTAATTGAGAATAATAAAAGTGTTACAAAATTGAAAGGATCAATCAATTGCCATTTACCTTCTTCAGGCATAATGCTTTTTAAGTACCCCAACTGGTCCTATTATTTTGACCTACATAGTGTCAGTACAGGTGCAGTAGTATGCTTAATTTTGCGACAATCGAGGCACGTGACATACAAAAATAGACTTATCCATGCAAAACGTAGGGAGTCGTgggggcgtatacgcaatctGAAGGCCACACAATTTGGGTAAACACTTGCgtaacacacacacccacacacacaaaccgATCTTGCCTGGGTGCGCCCATACTGATTCATTCTTACCCCAATTGTACTTCCAGAAAATGGCCACACAACAGACCAAGTCGCAGGACGAGCTGGCATCCAAAGGCCTGGTGTCCAAGCAGCCGGAAAACATTAAGGAGGAGAATGAGGGCGAGGAGGAAATCGAGGAGGCAGCCGTCGTCGTGCCTCCGGACAGCGGATGGGCCTGGGTGGTGATGGTCGCCTCCTTCCTCTGCTGCACGGTCATTGACGGCATCGTCTTCTGCTCCGGACTCATTCAGGAGCAGCTGATGGCAGAGTTCGGTGTGAGCAAGGCCTACGTGGCGTTCGTATCCTCGCTGCTCAGTGGATGCTACTTGATGGCGGGACCCTTTGTTAGTGCCATGGCCAATCGGTTTGGCTTCCGTCCGGTCACGATCACCGGAGCCATATTCGCAGCCATCTGCTTCGGACTCTCGTACTTTGCCACCAGTGTGGAGTATCTGTTCCTAATCTACGGCGTGCTCGGAGGCATTGGATTCTGTATGGTGTACATACCCGCTGTGGTGATCATTGGATTCTACTTTGAGAAGTGGCGTGCCCTGGCCACCGGAGTTGCGATGTGCGGTTCCGGAGTTGGCACCTTTGTCTTCGCCCCACTGACCAAAATCCTGCTAAAGTCCGGCTGGCGTTATACGCTGGCCATTCAGGGCATCATCGTGTTGTCCTGTGCCCTCTTTGGCCTGGCCTTCCGACCCATCCAACCCATTACGCTGTCTGTGACCAACGAGGAGGGTGATGAGCAGGAGAAGAAGAAGTTGAATGGTCATGGCAATACAGTGGCCCCTACGCCCCAACTCCACCAGGCCGCCTTCACCAAGCCCCTGCCCGAGGGTCGTTTCGCCTACTCGATGCCCAACTCGGCGCACAACACGTACATGGGTGCCTCCCAGCGTAACCATTATCCCACCGCCCAGGAGATCTTCAAGGGCATGAACCTGGAGCGCCGACCATCGGGCACGGCTCAGGGCAGCAAGGGCACGGAGCTGAAGCAGCTAAGGAAGTCGCAGCCCACCACGCCCAATGGAGATCCCCAGCAGCTTACCTTCAATCTGCACAAGGAACTGACCACCGTGGGTGAGAACGAGGAGGAGGCCGAGAACGATAACCTGTTGGAGACGGAGGCCAAGCCAGTGACCATCCAGGCACGCCGTCACACCGTATCCGGACGCAGACCTCAGGACATTGGCAAGCGATCCGCCGCTGCAGCTCACGAGGCCCACCATGGACAGTCGCACTCCTCATCCAGACCAATGTACCGAGACGATATCTTCTTCTCTGGATCTCTGACCAGGATTCCGCAATACCAATCGCAGACCTCGCTGGCCTACCACATGTCTGTGACGCGTCTGCCCACCAAGCAGGACATGCTGGAGGATCGGCAGAAGGGATGCCGCATCTGTCCGGAGGCAGTGCGTCGCACCTTATCCACCATGTTGGACACCACGCTGCTCAAATCGCCCGCCTTCATGTGCCTGGCCTTCAGCGGCTTCCTCACCATGATGGGCTTCTTCGTGCCTTTTACCTTCCTGGTGGATCGCGCCAAGGCAGCGGGTATGGATGAACAGGCGGCCTATGGAGTGCTCTCCGGAATTGGCGTTGTAAACACATTTGCTAGGATCGTGTGCGGATCCCTTAGTTCCTTCCCTGCCGTAAAGCCACTCTGGCTGAACAACTTTGCCCTAACCGCCGGCGGCATCGCTACCATCTGCAGCGGCATTGTCATCAACACGGCCACCCAGTGGACATTCGCCCTGTTCTTCGGTATCTGCATTGCCTGCTTCTCCGCCCTGCGATCCCTGATCGCCGTGGAGCTGATCGGACTGGAGAAGCTGACCAACGCGTACGGATTCCTGATGCTCTTCCAGGGATTGGCAGCTACTTTCGGCAGTCCCATTGCAGGTGAGTTTCCGACAGCAGTGGCAATGGTATAAACTAAatagttttggccaattaaaGAGGTTCTTAGAGATCGGATGAAACTTGAACTAAAGATTTGTTTATTCATTTATCCAACAGGTGGCCTCTATGTGATGACAGGCAGCTACAACGCCGCCTTCTACTTCGCTGGTGGCCTGATCCTCCTCTCGGCCTTCCTGTGCTACCCGCTCACCTGGGTCAGCCGATGGGAGGAGCGGCGCAACGAGAAGCTAACACCCCTGCCGGCGGCCTAAGGAGCTGCTTGGATCGGAGCGAATGAAGACATGCCAGACAGCCTGAACACCTCGCAGTCATCGCAGCCACAACTATCTTCGATAGCACCTTTCGGTATTGGCAACATTAATTGACAATCACTCATCCTGTCGAAGGAACTCCCGATTTCGGAGGGAAGCGAGTGCGAAAGCGTGTTCCGAGTACTTAATACAATTAAGATAAGACTAATCGTAATGTTGTGCCTTCAGCGATATCGAGTGCCTACCACACACACCCCTAATACCACACAACCAACCCTATCCCAAATCACACGCATACGAGCAGAGTGGAGCGCGAGTGTAAATTATGTTTCTATAAGCTTTAGTGGAGGAGCCCATATGTGGACTAGAATTTAGCAGCTAGACTAAGCGGAGGATCGGAGTGGAGGAGAACCGAAcacattattaatattattacgATAGCCTTAAGCAGCTGAGCACATGGCTATGGCTGGGCCACAAGTCGACTGCCAAGTTAAGAATCGTTTGTTGAGTTATTTAACATGATAGGGAACGAGCATTTGTTTACCTTGTAAGAGATATGGTACTGCACCGCAATCACGGACTTGTTATGTTACATAGCTAGCTACATACATAGTTAGCTAGATATACGTTTATCAATCaaacaatcaatcaattagAGACGCGGCCAGACGATCGGTCGGGGTTAATGCACCCACCACCGATCTCGATACCGATACAGATGCCGGCGCATCGCGGGATTAGCCGATCGTGGacaaaacgaaacaaacaatCAACCGCACGATGAGGCATCTGGTAAAAGTGCTGTGCTCTTATGCAAAccgatttaaatatatatgtatatatatatattacacgATACAGATTCAGAAACACACACGGACCGCTACATACTCAGCACGATGAGTGCGTTTCGCGTTAACGTTTATCAACTACaattacattaaaacagaATGAATGATttatattacatttaaattaatgagTTTACATTGCATTGCATGCGACATAAGGTTACACTTCATAAACAATAAAGACGATTTCAATAATACGAACTAACgatctatttgtttattacTTTCGGAGCACAAAGTATGCTTAACTAAGGGGCTCAAGCGTGACTATGAACAAACATTTCAAATGTGGTCTTAAACTATCAAGTTAAATAAGTAACGCCTCGGGTGTTGTGTCTTTGGTCATGGCACACTACTTTTCCTGATTAAGTGAATTGATGAACTCCTCCAGCTTCTCTTGGATCTGCCGCACTTTGACTGTTGAAttgaaagcaattaaattggcgccaaattcaattaagcAAAGCACTCACTTAGCTCCTCGGCTAGTAGCACGCGCTTGCCGGTGAGCAGGTAACCCTTCTTCTCCTCGTCATCGCTGAACTCGTCCAGCACCGCTTTGATCTCCTTGTCCAGCCGCCGCGCCTCCCGATTGATTACTTGCTGTCTCAGTGCGTTGCCTGTTATCTTGATCACCTGCTGGATGCGCCAGAAGAGCACGACGTCGCTGCAGGATATCTGAGAAAGCAATAAGTTAAGTAAATTGGTTCAGATAAGAGGGAAAACCTTAACACTTACCTCACACTCGGCTCCCTGCTGCGTGTAGAGGTAATATGCTTTGCGGCAATCCTTTGCCCTCTGTAACGCCTGCTGCAGAAAGTGTCTGAAAAAAGAGACATATGTGCTAACTGATAAGCAGTCTAAATGGTTTAGCATTACAACTTACTTTCTGTAGACCGGGAACCACGTTTGCCTTATGTAGTCCGTGTCCACATCCACGTTATCACGCTGAAGGTTCTTGCGAACCGTAGTCAGTTCATCATGGGTCAGGGTGGGCAAATGTTTCTACCAACATAATGTAATGCGTGTAAATGAGGAATAACTAACTATATAATGTATACTACCCATACCGTATCGTTTTTGAGTATTTTGTCGAGTTCGTTCTTAACGCTTCGCCTCTTCTGCTGATCCTGCGTCAGGTACTGCCAGTGGGTAATTCGTCGCATTTGGCCGGGACCAAACATTTGTGCTAAAGTCTCCTCCGTCTGCACGAGCTTGGCATTCACCGAACTCTCCAGGAACTTAACCGCCGAATCCCACTCCTGCTTGTCGTGCACGAACCGATCCTCCAGCGTATTCAGCTGGATAACGCGAAGCATGTCGATGGCCTTGTCCTCCCAGCTGTGCCGACGTATAGCCTCATCCACCACCGCAGACTTCAACTGATCGAAGATGCCGTCGTGATCCTGCGCCTTCTTCGAACGCTCCATCAGCGATATGAATTCCTGCTGCAACGCTTCCCAGCCAGCTTCCACCGACTTAGCGGGCAGTGCCTGCTCGGCCCACTGGCGCAACTTGATGTCTACCATCGTGTTGAAGGAATCTATAAAGAGCATAGTAATCGTATGAAATTAGTTGAGCCAAATTAACTAGACACACAACTACGGGGGGAATGATAAACAAAGCGACGAAACATTCAGATTCCTAACTCGATAACtgcaatttaattcaattagacATTGATTTGGATGAATTCATTGAGCAAATTAACAGGTCTGTCATAAAATGCTAAATAAACACAAGCTGAGCGATGGCTTAAACGGGTTTTTCGGTCATAAATCGCTAATATCGCATACGTTTTTATAATGTGAACATAAACCAAAATCTGGTTTCGGTACAGGTGCTCGTAAATCTTCGTTATAAGCGACTTTCCGGCACATGATCGCAACGCAGAACCTGTGACAATCCCGGGTCACTATTTTGGGGCAAAGGCAAACGGTGTTAATGGGATTCGAAATCGTCCGCCGGGGAGTACACATTAAATTTACACTTGTGATTCAAGAAATGTTGCAGGAATATCAGTCAAACCggtttgaaattatttaacgCATGTGATTCCCTTGCACGGGAATTCGACGCTGAATGCGGGCCAtgataaatacaaaattaaacaaaacatttaaacGACACAACGTTTTGCAGAGACACGTGAGGTTCGAGGCCAAGCCATATCTTCTTGCAAGAAACACACACAATGACGGAGCACACAAGGCGGGCGATTGGATGGACGTGCCCCCATCGATGACGTCGGCGAAATCTGCTTACAACCTACACTTAGTACTACAAAATATTACTTTGAGAACCTGACTGTGCAGCGGGCAGATAGATGCTTTCAAACACATAATTGGAGAGCTTTTCCCATAGCTTGGTGCTCAGAGCGTCGTCCCACTTTTTAGCGGAGATTTGCGAGAGCGTTACCACCTCGTCCAGTATCTCGCCCTTTGCCTTGTCGAACAGCTCATCTCGACCAGACTCGCGCAATCTAAAAGAGTATACCTCAAATGTTATAGAtctcttatattttttaaaacatttttacaaaCCTGGGGAAGTTATTTTTCCATTCGGTTTCCAGATTAAATCTAGTCGCCTTAAATGCATCCGCCTGCTGCTCAATGGTTTCCCTCACCATCTTCCAGAAACGATCTGACACCGCCAAGCTCAGATTGCGGC
The sequence above is drawn from the Drosophila melanogaster chromosome 2R genome and encodes:
- the CG8468 gene encoding uncharacterized protein, isoform A, with amino-acid sequence MATQQTKSQDELASKGLVSKQPENIKEENEGEEEIEEAAVVVPPDSGWAWVVMVASFLCCTVIDGIVFCSGLIQEQLMAEFGVSKAYVAFVSSLLSGCYLMAGPFVSAMANRFGFRPVTITGAIFAAICFGLSYFATSVEYLFLIYGVLGGIGFCMVYIPAVVIIGFYFEKWRALATGVAMCGSGVGTFVFAPLTKILLKSGWRYTLAIQGIIVLSCALFGLAFRPIQPITLSVTNEEGDEQEKKKLNGHGNTVAPTPQLHQAAFTKPLPEGRFAYSMPNSAHNTYMGASQRNHYPTAQEIFKGMNLERRPSGTAQGSKGTELKQLRKSQPTTPNGDPQQLTFNLHKELTTVGENEEEAENDNLLETEAKPVTIQARRHTVSGRRPQDIGKRSAAAAHEAHHGQSHSSSRPMYRDDIFFSGSLTRIPQYQSQTSLAYHMSVTRLPTKQDMLEDRQKGCRICPEAVRRTLSTMLDTTLLKSPAFMCLAFSGFLTMMGFFVPFTFLVDRAKAAGMDEQAAYGVLSGIGVVNTFARIVCGSLSSFPAVKPLWLNNFALTAGGIATICSGIVINTATQWTFALFFGICIACFSALRSLIAVELIGLEKLTNAYGFLMLFQGLAATFGSPIAGGLYVMTGSYNAAFYFAGGLILLSAFLCYPLTWVSRWEERRNEKLTPLPAA